ttgaACCAAAAAAAATCTAGTGCAGTCACAGTAAATTTGAAAATGAGACGTTTTCCTGAGTACCGCAAGGAAAACATATGCTCGTTAAGACTCAAGAAACATGGAACAACAGCACACGTCATAGAGATACAACAGCCGCGATAACGAGCACAGCGTGCCAGAGACGACGATCAACATTAAAGGTAACAGAACCACGGTAATATTATGCACAAGGAATTCAACTACTAAGAGTAGTTGGTAATATTATGCATAAGGAATTCAACTACTAAGAGTAGTTTAGATGTGCTATTACTAAAGTTTAGATATACTATTACTAAAGTTTAACCTatctactaaaatttagcacttccacccattagcactcctatTTATACTAAAATTTAGCGCTATTACTAAAGTTTAGATATGCTATTACTAAAGTTTAACCTatctactaaaatttagcacttccactaaaatttagcacttccacccattagcactcctatTTATAGATATGACCAATGAATAGGACTAAAGTTCATAAAATATCACTTTTGCTCTTTATCACCAGCTaggtggactaaagtttaaccctcccattagccccctcccctcccgttTGGATGTGCTAATGCAtagaggtgctaaactttagcacttttaCCCATTAAcacttggatccaaacaggcacTAGCTTATACCCTAGCTTATAGCTGTTTCAGCAGAAGGATCGATCACTCGTAGGCCACGGTGCCCTGGTGATCATTAACCGGCACCGCAACGCAACCGCCACATCCCACAAGGTTCGGGCACACCGCATAACTTCTGTCTACTTATTTCATGCCACTACAATCTATAACTTCTGTCTACTTATTTGATACCACTATCTGTAGAAAGGTTACTAGGAACTGCCGCACACGTCGTCATCCATCACTGATCCTTCTTCGCCTTGGTCATGAGGTCCGCCACGATGAATCCTTCGTCATCGCTGTTGtcaaccaccacctcctcgctCATCACTGTGTCATCAGAATCCTAAGGGCAATCAGACAGGCCAGGTTGAGAAAGTTTCTGCGCTGGTGTCAACATATGATGTGAATATGGTGTAAATACTTACCAGTTCGGAGAACACCTCAAGGGGATCCCACTCGTTGAAGCCACAGAGATCGACAACAGACTGCTCCAGGTCGTAGTTGTTCTGCCTCAGTATCTGCTTGTTCAGGTCAGCCTGCATGAAACCCAGTACCTCAAGCTCACTCATCATCTTCTCCTCCAGCAGGTGGTTGACGACTTCCTCAGCCAAAGGGGCAGCAGGTGCTGCTGCAACCACAGGCATGCTAACAGGAGCAGCAACAGGTGCAGGTGCGGATGCACTAACAGGTGCAGGCACAGGCACAGGTTTGGGCAGGAGAATTGCTTCAGGTGCAGGCACAGCAGCAGGCATCGAAGCCAATGCAGCCTCGGCAGATGAGGCAGGAGCATCAGTAACTGGGATTTGCGCCGGTTCAACTGCTGCTGGGGCAGAGGACATATCACTAGGAACTGGTTCAGATTCCTTGGGTTCCATGGTTTCACATTCAAGCCTGCCGTGCCATCCAGACAAAAAATTTACAGGAGCACTGTTTATATTGAATGCAGAAGGCCTTGTGCTGTTAGCTTCAGGGAGCTGATTCCGGTTTATTGCAGCAGCCTGTTTGCCGCCGCTGGTTTGAATAGGCTGCTCCACCTGCACTCAAAGATAGCATGCCAATGATCAGATAATTGGAAGCATCAAGGTGACAAGGACAAAAGCAGTTAAGGGTAGAGTAACAACCTCAATATGAACCCAAATCTGCTGACCAAATGTCAGACCTGAGGGTAGTGCCAATCTCCAGTAAGATATGTACCTACCAGGCTTCGCAGGGGCAAGAAAATCAACAGTAACATCAGTGTCTTCGCAAGGATTTAGCCCCCCATTTGCTGAAATCTGCACGCACATCAAATTTAAGTGAGAATTTGATGAATTTCAGTACATGGCAAATAGATGTTCCATCCTGCACTCAACCATAAATTATCAGCTCACACAAAAGCTAAATATGTTGGTAGTACATACCGCTAATCTGAATGAACTCAGACATGTTAAGCGATCTCCACCAACCCAGAGAAGCTGGGTACCATACGGCCACTTGCTAAACCCATTGTTACGCATGCGCCAAATCTTGGTAAACGGAGTTGAAGGTGCCATTGGTGTTCCATCAGGGACAGTAACATCCTTGATGAAGCGACTGTCAGTTTTGACTGCTGGAACCTTCCCAAGGATCTTCATGTTCTGAAAGGATCAAAATGTAAGATGAAATCTCCTTATCAAAAAATGTAAGATGAATCCCTGTCATTCTTACTATTGCAGAGGTACTATCTAGTAATGGAATAAACTAAGGCCACCTCATTAAAGTGCCTTTTGAACTTACACTTTTTGAAGCAGGACCGTCTAATCTGGTATATTCAACCTCATTGCCCATGTGAGAAAAACAGGCATCACACAGATCATAGTCTTCTTTACTGTCAGTAAAGTAAGCATGTCAGGAGAACGAAAGGTTACATTGACAACTAGTATTGAAGTCAATAACTTACACATTAGACTTGTAGCAAGGCCCATCAATTGGCGTCACCCCACATCCATCGCATTGTATCCATCTATGCTGTGCATATTTTAGGGGGATGCCCCTATAATTGGTACCAAGACCTCTGTAAGAGCTCCCAAAAGAGTTGATGCCTTCTGGATTGGGTACATAACTAGACAATGGGCCTGTGCCATCTCTGTGTGAAGTCCCAGTAGAGTAGAGGTTAGGACAGCATGTACCAACAGATGAAGGTGTATTCAACTTAATAGGGCTATAGATGTTGGGTGGAGGGGGGAACGTTGAGTGCAAATCAACAGTAGTTTTTCCATTAGCTCCAGAGATTGGGTTTAAGGGGGTCAAAAATGGTGTAGGAGGGTAGAGTACAGGTGTGGGAGGTTGGTACACTGGTGGGGGAGGGAATAGCGGCATTATATCACCATTGGCCATTCCAATGGATCCAAGAGATTTAAATGGTACAGGAACAGATCCTTGAGCAGGAGCGCCATGAGAAGTGGTGGAAACCGGTGGCCAAGAGGATAATACAGATTTTCCTTTACTGTGAGCATCAGATTTTATCTTAATCTCAGAATCAAGACTTCTCTTGTGATCACCTTTCATTCCACCTGAACTAGTAAAAACCAGTGAATCCCTAACTGAAGGGCATGATGGCACCTGTTCAATTTTAGCATTGGGATCCTCAGATAGCACACCCCTAAGACCAGCTTCAGATATCCCAGAATTTTGCCCATACGAGGTCTCTGAAGCTGAACCTGTGACAAGGGCAGACTCAAGCTTAACCTTTGCACTTCTCAATTTTTGAGAACTATCAGCAAAGCCACAAGAAGGATGCATGTTGCTGCCTCGTGTTATCAGTTTAGCAAAACGGTCCAGCAACTCAGCCAATGATGGTGCAGATGATGCAGCTCTAAAACGCAAGTCATGAGATAATTTTGCAAGGACAGCAGGGACTTGCTCTGGCACAAACTTCAAAGCTTCATCAATAGCTGATTTCACCTGGGCAAGTTGATCTTCGAGAGAGATGGACCTCGAAGATTTGGAATTTGTGGCCTGCTGTTTTGTCTGAGCTGCCCCAACATTGCTGCTCTTCAACTGAACATTAATCCTAAGAGGGTTCAATTTCTGATTAATAGCAGCATCTCGTAGATCATTATCATCATCCAGCATGACGACATCCCCATCCTCATCAGTATAGGTGAGAATGAATTCAGCATCAGGACTGAACTTAAAAGCACTTGCAATCTTCAACCGAAGGGCAGGCAGATCATGATCGAAGCGTGAGCCATTAACACGAGCATTGAATCGCTTCAAAGTGTCACCATATTTGACCTGAAAACCAGTAGAAACTATACTTAGAACTCACCAAAACAATCATTAACTACCACTATGTGGCACATTCGATTACTCCTTCAAGTGAGCACAGACGTgttaaaaatataaataccaAGATGTGTTAAGTTAATAAGAACACCAGGTAACCAAAAGTTAAAACAAGAGAAGCTAATCTCTAGCTTTTAATCAAATCATGTTGCAACATTGAGAAAGATCTGTTGCCAAATTGATTGATCAAGAATAACTACAAGCTTAACCTAGTAAAATAGTAGTTAAGATAAATTATCCAAATTCTAGCAAAACAGAACAAAGAGAGAGTGGTTCCCAAAGGCACGAGGAGTGTCTAGGGCTCACTGGAACATGCAACTAAGAATCGGAAGCAAGGTTTTGCCATCCTCCACATGAACGTAATAAAGCAACGCCCCGCAGAAACCCTTACAAACACAAGTGCTACAGCACGACTGAACTCATCTGTCATAAAGCATCAGTTATGCTGTGTAATCTGAGGCCGTGCAAACCTTTATATTAATGAAAATTCATGTGGGGATACTCTCCACTCGACTATAAAAAGAAAATCTCAAAAGATAAAAACTTTCATGCTACAGTATAGATCGAACTCCTCTGCCATCgaacaacaaaaataaaaacatcgGTGCCACAGCGTACATTTCACTCGTCTGCCATCCGATCCGAAATATAAAGAAAATCTTCTAGCCCCTAAAACAAAACTCCCAGCAATGATCTAAATCCAGAACAATCTTCTGAAAATGTTCCCCTAATCTCCCCACCCTCTTTTATTAAACACGATCAAGATCAAATAAATCTGATCTCGGATGCAACCAGAGAGATGTGAAACCTCTCCTCTGCGACCGCATATGATCCGATCATCCTGACCACGCCGCACCCTTCATCCCCAGCcagcgagggggggggggggggggggggggggggggggagggggggggcgcTTTGAGATCACTACGATCCATATAACTAAAAAAACTCTagtggaaaacaaaaaaaaggaccCCCCGCTGGACCACTGAACAGATTACCGTGCCGGGGAAAAAAATCCTGCTGCACACAACAACGAACCGGCAAAACCTACCCACGGCATTCCCCTCCTTCCACCCCCGATCGCCCGATCGAACGCGCGACGAACGAACCGCAGCGCGGAGGCACGGGGGGAGACGAAACCTCACCTTGACGACGAGATCCCGGGAGTCGTCGACGAGCGGCCACGCGCGGCCGTACCCCATCGGCGCGGTCCCGAAAGCGTCCATCGTGGCGCGAACGTCCCCCGCGGACCCTGGGTGCCGGCGGGGGGAGGAGGTtgccgcctcggcggcgggggcgaccgGAGGCGGCGGAAACCCTGCTGGACGATCGATCGGGAGGGCGGAGGGGCGGGGTggggggttgggttgggttgtgGGCGGAGAGAGCCAGAGAATGAAGGGGGGCCGTGGCCTCGCCGTCCAGTGTCCCTTTTATCGAGCGTTTCCGTTTCAGACTCTTTCGGTTTGCTTCGACGAGAAGGACGGGGAGGAAATAAAAGTCTCTCAAATTTCCCCGGGAGTTTATGGGTATCACGCCCGGGTCCTCGACGGACGGCGGGTCCCGCGTGTCGGTGGGAGAGGACGTGCATTTGCTTTTTGGATGGACGTGCGCCGGTGGGTTTGTTTGTGATTCTGAGGTTTCCGTGGGTGGGGGCCGAGGAGCGCGTGTCCCAGGGGCCCACCGGTCAGGCGGTGGAACGGATATGGACTGGAATATAATACTGGTTCTTTTCGCGAGGAAGGATATAATATTGGCTGTCAGGGGCGTCTGCTGCTGCCATCTTCGGGAGCAAGACGGCAGAGATACGTCTCGCGACGCGAGATTGCTTCCTCGAGGGGGTCACCGGGGCCCGTCCGTGGAATTCTGACGTGTCGATGACATGTCGGCCAGCTGGTGTCCTTTGGTCCTATCTTTGTTCACGGACATATTGATCATATTTTACGACCATGATAATTTTAAGATAACCCACCTTTATACtgtatataattatatatgCAAGCATAGTGccagagagagtgagagagtcAGGTTCGagcttgctgctgctagctgatACCTTCTCGTCAAGGACATGGAGACATCGGGCGGATGGCACGACGGACGCGCAGCGCAGGCGGGGAGAGATGTTGCTGCTCGTCCGGCGGAGCTTTGGGGTAAGGAGGTTTTCGATTGACGGATCGGGGGATCGCACCGCACGAGCAACGGCACGAAATTCGCATGCGCGGCGCGCGGGTCTCTCCCCTCCCGGGCTGGCTCCCCGCATATACGTGATAAAACCAAAAGGCATGTTCGCGTAacagagctaaaatttagtcctatcacatcgaatattcgatgctaattagaaggactaaacatgaactaattataaaactaattgtagaactcctaggttaattcgtgagaggaatctattaagcctgattaatccatcattagcaaatagttattgtagcaccacattgtcaaatcatggactaattaggtttaatagattcgtctcacaaattagactccatctgtataattagttttgtaattaaactatgcttaatactcctaattagtatctaaacatccgacatgacagggctaaactttagccccttggagccaaacacccctaactaTATGTCGGCTGAAGATATACCTTCCGCCACACGCACGGAGAGCTGCAGGGTTGCATCGCAcacattttcttttctcagtCCATATTAGCCCATGTTGCCACGCTATGCTGATTCGCTTTCTTGTGCAACGTTCCTGCCTGCTTTcgatgcttttttttcttctttttcgtCAGCGTTTGGTAATATTTTATCttgttaatttttttaactTAAGAcgatatgtttttctttttgtatttttttacttCTCATTTTCTTTCTAATATGTATTATTCATTTCTAGATTCATTTATATTTCTTACCTATAAGATAGGACTGTtctcctttttttcattttattttggaAAACGTATGCATTTTTCCTATTTAGTTATGCATAtccattatttattttctatttctttaaaCTATTTTTGGATATTTTTCCTTGAATTATAATTTATATTTTAAATTTATATCATCCATCATTATTTTTGGAAGTTACAAGCCTACATTTTATTGTCCTATAATAGTACTACTTGATTTAGTTGGTGATGCAAACTGATTTATTGATTTTACATACTAACTTGTTTTGTCACATGTACATATTTTGTTCGAGAGATAATTTGTTCGCCTTTAAAGAATAATTTGTTCACTTTTCAAGGTTATTGTTTGTCATTTGTACATATTTGTTCTGCTCCAAGAGTAATTTGTTCGTTTTGCAGAATAAGCGATGTCGACTTATTTGTTCGTAATGTTCAACTTTTTGTTCGCAATATATTATTATTTGTTCATTATgtttaatcttttgtttctgGAGGTGAAGCATGTGTTTGCGGTGGTCAAAAATTAATTATCCTGTATTTTAAAAAAgtaatttttaaaatatttttcaaatatagTCGAGTGTTATAACAAATGCAATGGTGAAATCAAATCTAAATTTAATTTGGGTGTTCGGTTtagaatttatatttttttttgtttcgcaTTTGCATGCACACGGGGTGATGTCATCATTTTTTAAATAACTTGATGTCCGACCCACGTATACTTCTTCGCGTGATGATCGCGGAGGCTTCTGCGACAGCTAACCGCCCCCGCTTCCCGTCGTCCGTCCGCGCGCTTGGCTCACGCAGGCCTTTCGTCGTCTCTCGACGGCCGGCCCAACGCGCAAGGCCCGTTGAGCAAGTCTTAGCCCACGTAAGGCCGTATCGGCTGCATCGCTTTTTTTTAAGTACAGCTGAACACGTAGACAGGAGGAGAAAAGCTTTTGTGGCATGATGACGATTCAGACAGATTCATAGACTTCGCTCGGAGGGGACCGACCCGACGCAAATACTTGGAGCGCAAGAGGAAAACGAGGGAGCGAGAAAACAACTGGTGGCGGCCTGGCGGATGTTCGTGTTCCACGGCCTGATGGCCACCAACTAACTACTGATCACGCAAATATGGCCTGATGCCTGCCAATTGCATGAGGAATCGCCATCGTGCCTTCGGATCCTTGCAACTAGAACTTCTGTCAAAGATGGTCCGTTGCTTTTGCTTTTGTGAGGTTAACCAACGTGCTTGATGACGTGGATTCGTTGAGGTTTGAGCTGAAATGCAAAACAGAGGTGGTGGGTGTTCCAGTATTCCATGGCCATTTTCGATGACGAGCATCAACGGCCTACCGGGGACTTGGGGTTAGGGGTGGTAAAAGATCCCTCTAATTTAGTctaacaaatttaaggatcgggtTTATAAGGATCAGGCtaaaatattatatgattttaaactaaaaatagatagagcTGAGTTGGACAGTGAAGGAAGTATAAGAGTCGACACAGTGAGCAGCCAGCGTGGTTACTCGGTCCCTTTGGGGACAGACTCGACTCCCACCCACGAAGAAATGCCTGCCAATCGGCTATCATGCCTTCACTTTCCTGCTGCAGATACAAATCGCAGTCGAGACTGGTCCAGCGCTTGGGAGTTTAACAAACAACGTTCTTTCACTGCCAGTGGAGTGCGGCTGAAGTTACCGCCTAAAATTGGACACCGGCATTTCTTTCGTCATGGGAATGTGAGCTTCGAGTTTCCACAACTAGAATGGCGGCCCAAGTTGCATCGAGAGCGCTTGATCCAATACATTACGAGGTTGGGCTTTTTCTCCCCTTTTTCAAAATATGATTTAGATAGAGGTTTTAATAACGAACGAAATTCTTTATTCCGGGATTCTGCAGGCATGCGCCGAGCCATTTATCACTAAAGTTTTAGCCATAGGTTGAAGCAAAAACGTTGCGGTTGTTGACGCAGAGCTAGCATCCAGATTGTTGGGACTCATGAACGTGAatgtgaggaggaggagctttGGCTGGTCAGTTGATCACTACCGCAGTGGTCCAGTTGTTAAGGGAAAATAAAGTCTGTCCATTGTTAAAATTTCAGGGAGTGGGAGATTGGAAGCCTGGAACTCATCAAGTGACGGACAACTTTTTCATGCTAATGATGCAAGTACCTCACCCGAAGGAAGGTCTCACCTTTTCCCCTCCCTCCTGGACCACAGTTGGTTTCCTTATCGTGTCCACAACCAACTGCTAGCACAAAACAAATCAGTGAACCAAAAGCTCCAGCTTCTGTTGAAAATGCAGCAAGATATACAGCAGAGCACCCCCATCGCATTCAGCTGGGTGAAAGAAAGTGAAAACTGCGAGGCTCGGTGCACTTTCTATGAGGCAGACGCACAGTCACTTCTGTTCGCTGCCACAGGAAAACCAgagccagccggccggccacccTTCATCTGAAACTGAAACAATTGACATTGTCAATTTTTCTGAACTCGTTGTTGGTCCCCGGCCGGCGACGTGCCACACCCTTCTGCTCTCCGGATCTCCGATCAGGATTCCTGGCACGCAGGCGCCGATAAGCTGCACAGTTCCCCTGGGCTGGCCGTGCCGCCAAACTGGTGTCACCTCGAGCTGTGATCTTGGACCCTTCCTTGCGGTTCCCCAGCAGTCCCCATCCGCGCGTCTGGATCCTGTCCCGTCCCTCCCCAACCGTAGCCTCTctgtccatccatccatccgcgTGATATAGCCCAGCCGCCAACGATCACGTCCGGCTCCCACGCAGTTAGATAGGggcacgcacgcgcgcgcggtGGACTTGTGGCAGCTTCGACCTGTCTACTCCTGTCCGCCATGAAGCTCATGAAGCTCGGCGCGCGGCCGGACACCTTCTTCACCTCCGGGCCCGTCAGGTAGTGGCTGCTCTGCCTGCCGATTCGTTCCGTTTCAAATTCAATGGGTGTTCTGTTCTCTGATTGGTGTGGCTCGTCGTTGGTTCCAGGTCTGTCTACACGGAGGTGGCCACTGACATGGAAATCCTCGTGGATCACTGCCTGTTTCGTCTCCATAAGGTAGATGCAAATTCTGCATCCAGAATAAGGATGCCACAAGTTGAATTGCTAGTTTAGCAGCTCCACAAGTTGTCGAGATGTTCTGTTCTGAACAAGCTTGTTCCCTTTTCCGTCGTCGATCTCGGCAGTTCCCTCTGCTCTCCAAGTGCCTGCTGCTCCAGGCGCTCTGCGCAGAGTCCGACGCCGTCGAGCTGCCGGGCTTcccgggcggcgcggaggcgttCGAGGCCTGCGCCAAGTTCTGCTACGGCATCGCCGTCACGGTCGGCGCGCACAACGTCGTGCCGCTCCGCTGCGCCGCGGCGCGACTCGGCATGACGGAGGCCGCCGACCGGGGCAACCTCGCCGCCAAGCTCGACGCGTTCCTCGCctcctgcctcctccgccgctggcgggacgcgctcgccgcgctccgctcCACCGCCCGCCACGCGTCGGCCTGCGAGGAGCTCGGCGTCACCTCCCGCTGCGTCGAGGCCGTCGCGATCCTCGCCACCGACCCCGGCAGCAGCGCCCACGCGGCGGGCGTGCCGGTGCCGGCAgcctgctcctcgccgccgtggtGGGCGCGCGACGTCTCCGAGCTCGGCGCCGACCTCTTCTGGCGCGTCATGGTGGCCGTCAAGGCGGCGGGGACCGTCAAGGGGAGAGCCGTCGGCGACGCGCTCAAGGTCTACGCGCGCCGGTGGCTGCCGAACGTCGCCAAAAGCGGTTACCTTGTGGTGGAGCAAACAGACGGCAGCACGGGCAGCGCCGACGTGGCCGCCACGAACCACCGCTTTCTCGTTGAGAAGATGGCGAGCTTGCTTCCGGCCGAGAGGAACGCCGTCTCCTGCAGCTTCTTGCTGAAACTTCTCAAAGCGGCGAACGTCCTGTGTGCTTCCCCGGCGACGAAGGCGGAGCTCACGAGAAGGGCGGCGCTGCAGCTGGAAGACGCCAGCGTGGGCGACCTCCTGATACCGTCGTGCGCGGGCGAGACGCTGTACGACGTGGACGCGGTGATGGCCATCCTTGAAGAGCTGGCGCtgcggcaagcggcggcggcggcgggggggatCCCGGAGGCAAGCCCGCCGCACGCGCGCGGGCACAGACGGTCGCGCTCCGCTGAGAGCTCGGAGTTCGAGGGAGCGCGGCGGTCtgcgtccgccgccgcgtcgcacGGCGCGATGGTCCGGATCGGGAGGCTGGTCGATGGGTTCTTGATGGAGGTCGCCAAGGATCCCAACCTGGCGCTGGACAAGCTGATCGCCATTGCCGAGGCCGTGCCGGACTGCGCCCGCCCGGAGCACGACGATCTTTACCGAGCTGTCGACACGTATCTCAGAGTACGTGGAAACAAATACTAAGATCATTTTCAGTTCACGCTGTCCGGATTAATTTCGATGTCTTAACACTTCTTGGTTCGATTTAATTACGTGACAGGTGCATCCAGAGATGGACAAGAGTTCGAGGAAGAAGCTGTGCAGGGTGCTCAACTGCCGGAAGCTCTCCGAGACAGCGTCCATGCACGCCGCCCAGAACGAGCTGCTGCCGCTCCGGGTGGTCGTGCAGGTCCTCTTCTTCGAgaacgcgcgcgcggcggcgctgtcCATGTCCGGCCCCGGGGCCAACCGCGTCgccggcgtggcgggcggcgtcaaggcgctgctggccaagacAAGGAGGGAGgcagacggcggcgaggaggtcgtCAAGGACGAGCAGAGGCTCcggggcctcgccgccggcgcgccgggcgACGACGACTGGAGCGTGGAGGGGCTGAAGCGCGCGGCGTCGAGGATCTCGACGCTGAGGATGAAgctggaggaggacgacgatgatgacgccGACGACGGGGCGTTCGTGCACAGGGCGCGCCCGGGGCTGGTCCGGAGCGCGTCGTCGCGCGTCAGGGCGCTCTGCGCGATCCCGGCCGGGAAGCCCAAGCGGATGCTCAGCAGGCTGTGGCCGTCGAGCAGATCCGTCGCTGGGAGCGAGAGGCACTGAGAGACCTGCATCAGAGCAACGCGGCGTGGCGGGAAACACATCCAGCAAGGCGGCAAACTAGATTCCGGCCATTGGCAGCTGTGCATGTGTACAAAAAGGAATGCTGTAAGTTTGATATGCCATGCTCAAAACACTGATGGTTGTTTCCTGCTTGAGACTCTTACATGGAGTATATTCTTGTtccttgaaaaaagaaaaaaaaacattgaacACCATACTGTTGCACATTTAACCCTCTTAAAGGTTTGATTCCAACATACGCAAAAGAGTTTGAATATAGAGtagaaaaaacaagaaaataaattatataGATATTTTTTGAACGTTCATGCTAGGCACCGGTATGTTCCCATCATCTTCAGAACTCCGGTAGGCTGTAGGCAAACGGCagaccggcagcggcggcgccactACCCACGAGCCAGCTCCGAAgaagggcggcgccggcggcgtgggggcAGAATGGCGGCGATGGATCAAGACTAGTACTAGCACTTGTTCCCCACCCGTAGAAAATATGAGCCGGAAGCAGGGCTTTGCAGTGCCAGTCAGCCAGGGGCCAACCATTGGCAAATGATGCCTCGTCTCTTTGGCGAACACCTCAAATGATTCTTTGGCTTTGCACCTACCTTAACCCTCCTCCTGGAGGCGCCGGCATCATTGTTCGTGAGCTCTAATCCCACTACATGCCGGCATATGATTGCAAATACCAACTTTTCAGAAAGGAGAGGGACGGAGCAACAGCAGAAAAAAGAAGATGCAGTACGTGCGTGTAACACGAACACACGAACGCACGGGGGGTCATGGCTTGATGGGGAGTCAAGTGCTGTACACCAACAGCTTCTCTGCAAGTTGTTGCAACGCATGGGTCATGAGTGCCATGATCTCCAGCGGgggggaaggaagaagaagagctgaTCAGCATGGGCAAACTTTCTCAAGGTCGCCTACAGCTTCGGCTTCTTGCCCTGCTGCTCATCTCATCGCTATCGTGGCATCTAGCAGCATAGCATCAATCAAGCCTCTGATTCTGCaaatctttttttccttccaagGATTGGTCATGTCTTGGCATAGGACGTTAGTGGACGGCCTGTCACTGGATGGGAGTGATCTGGACAGACACACCCTTCTTTCGGCCAGGTGATAACGTGCCACAGGGCAAAGCGTTAAGAGCTTTGGGGCTAACGGGTAAGCTATGAGGGTTGAGGAGGCCCTTGCCTAGCATCTGCTATGCTGATGGCCTGATGGGTCGCACGGCACCCATGGTGATTTCAGGCGTCCACTGAAAGAGATCAGGAAATGCCTCATGGCTTCACATCAAATGAACTTTCCACTGAtatccctctccctccctccctccctccctccctccctccctccctccctctctctctctcattgcCGAAGCAAATGGCATCACTGTCTCATTGCTGAACAATGCAAACATCATGACAAACGAGCCCTCTTTAGCCAAGAAACACATTTCTCCAAAACTGCGTACATCTGCCGTTTGATATTTTATCTCTCGTCAGATTTTGTGTTTTGCACGAGGGAATTTTATGCTTCAACTGTGACAGGCTctgtcggcccaatcgaagtcTGAACATGCTGTATGCCAAAATTCAGAAGAGGCCCTCGCCCCTCGGTGTCAGCGAGGTCCCTGCACAGGCCAGaggg
This portion of the Setaria viridis chromosome 7, Setaria_viridis_v4.0, whole genome shotgun sequence genome encodes:
- the LOC117863351 gene encoding BTB/POZ domain-containing protein At1g67900: MKLMKLGARPDTFFTSGPVRSVYTEVATDMEILVDHCLFRLHKFPLLSKCLLLQALCAESDAVELPGFPGGAEAFEACAKFCYGIAVTVGAHNVVPLRCAAARLGMTEAADRGNLAAKLDAFLASCLLRRWRDALAALRSTARHASACEELGVTSRCVEAVAILATDPGSSAHAAGVPVPAACSSPPWWARDVSELGADLFWRVMVAVKAAGTVKGRAVGDALKVYARRWLPNVAKSGYLVVEQTDGSTGSADVAATNHRFLVEKMASLLPAERNAVSCSFLLKLLKAANVLCASPATKAELTRRAALQLEDASVGDLLIPSCAGETLYDVDAVMAILEELALRQAAAAAGGIPEASPPHARGHRRSRSAESSEFEGARRSASAAASHGAMVRIGRLVDGFLMEVAKDPNLALDKLIAIAEAVPDCARPEHDDLYRAVDTYLRVHPEMDKSSRKKLCRVLNCRKLSETASMHAAQNELLPLRVVVQVLFFENARAAALSMSGPGANRVAGVAGGVKALLAKTRREADGGEEVVKDEQRLRGLAAGAPGDDDWSVEGLKRAASRISTLRMKLEEDDDDDADDGAFVHRARPGLVRSASSRVRALCAIPAGKPKRMLSRLWPSSRSVAGSERH